One window of Microcoleus vaginatus PCC 9802 genomic DNA carries:
- a CDS encoding GuaB3 family IMP dehydrogenase-related protein has protein sequence MNIEIGRGKSARRAYGIDEIALVPGQRTLDPSLADTRWQIGGIDREIPIIASAMDGVVDVRMAILLSELGAMGVLNLEGIQTRYADPQPILERIASVGNHEFVSLMQQLYAEPIKPELIDLRIKEIKAGGGIAAVSGTPAGASKYGRAVAESGADIFFVQATVVSTAFLSPESIASLDLTQFCQEMPIPVILGNCVTYEVALNLMKTGAAGILVGIGPGAACTSRGVLGVGVPQATAVADCAAARDDYYRETGKYVSVIADGGLITGGDICKCIACGADAVMIGSPFARAAEAPGRGFHWGMATPSPVLPRGTRIRVGTTGTLEQILRGPAVLDDGTHNLLGALKTSMGTLGAKDLKEMQQVEVVIAPSLLTEGKVYQKAQQLGMGK, from the coding sequence GTGAATATTGAAATTGGGCGGGGCAAAAGCGCTCGCAGAGCTTACGGCATAGATGAAATTGCGCTTGTACCCGGACAGCGCACCCTCGATCCGAGTTTGGCAGATACTCGCTGGCAGATTGGCGGGATCGATCGAGAAATCCCGATCATCGCCAGCGCCATGGATGGAGTAGTCGATGTCCGCATGGCCATTTTGCTGTCGGAATTAGGAGCAATGGGCGTGCTCAACCTAGAAGGAATTCAAACCCGCTATGCCGACCCCCAGCCAATATTAGAGCGCATCGCGAGTGTGGGGAACCACGAATTTGTTTCCCTGATGCAGCAACTCTATGCCGAACCCATCAAGCCAGAATTAATCGACCTCAGAATTAAAGAAATTAAAGCAGGAGGAGGGATTGCCGCCGTTAGCGGTACACCGGCCGGTGCAAGCAAATACGGTCGGGCGGTTGCTGAATCGGGAGCCGATATATTTTTTGTGCAAGCAACTGTAGTCTCGACAGCTTTTCTTTCCCCTGAGTCGATCGCATCTTTAGACTTAACTCAATTTTGTCAAGAGATGCCGATACCAGTAATTTTGGGCAACTGCGTCACCTACGAAGTCGCCCTAAATTTAATGAAAACCGGCGCTGCAGGCATTCTCGTGGGCATTGGGCCGGGGGCTGCTTGCACGTCTCGGGGCGTATTGGGTGTCGGCGTTCCTCAAGCCACAGCGGTAGCAGACTGCGCCGCCGCGCGAGACGACTACTATCGCGAAACTGGTAAATACGTGTCGGTGATTGCTGACGGCGGTTTAATTACCGGCGGCGATATCTGCAAGTGCATTGCCTGTGGCGCGGATGCAGTGATGATTGGTTCCCCCTTTGCCAGGGCCGCCGAAGCTCCCGGCAGGGGCTTTCACTGGGGGATGGCGACTCCCAGCCCGGTTTTGCCACGTGGCACTCGCATTCGCGTGGGGACTACGGGTACTTTGGAGCAAATTTTGCGGGGGCCTGCGGTGCTAGATGACGGTACGCACAACTTGCTCGGAGCTCTGAAAACTAGCATGGGTACCTTGGGCGCTAAGGATCTTAAGGAGATGCAGCAAGTGGAAGTGGTAATTGCTCCTTCTCTGCTGACTGAGGGTAAAGTCTATCAAAAAGCTCAACAGTTGGGCATGGGTAAGTAG
- the trxA gene encoding thioredoxin, with translation MSAAAQVTDSTFKQEVLDSEVPVLVDFWAPWCGPCRMVAPVVDEIAQQYEGQVKVVKVNTDENPNVASQYGIRSIPTLMIFKGGQRVDMVVGAVPKTTLANTLEKYI, from the coding sequence ATGTCAGCAGCCGCGCAAGTAACCGACTCTACCTTTAAGCAGGAAGTGCTCGATAGCGAAGTTCCAGTTCTAGTGGATTTTTGGGCTCCCTGGTGCGGGCCCTGTCGGATGGTGGCGCCCGTCGTAGACGAAATTGCCCAGCAATATGAAGGGCAGGTCAAGGTAGTAAAAGTTAATACCGACGAGAATCCTAACGTTGCCAGCCAATACGGTATCCGCAGCATTCCGACGCTGATGATATTTAAGGGCGGTCAACGTGTGGATATGGTGGTTGGGGCAGTTCCGAAAACTACTCTGGCAAACACTCTGGAAAAGTACATTTAA
- a CDS encoding LOG family protein translates to MIRSESGQGFESLQAELIDLIDRFPMLKHSEWIERSLSTIVQMAGEELDRLDWKIMAASLRDMESAFEMFYPYRHVRKIVIFGSARVSPQSAEYLMARDFARAMAQQGFMVITGGGGGIMQAGNEGATAERSFGLNIQLPFEQSSNPFIAGDPKLLNFKYFFTRKLFFLRESDALALFPGGFGTLDEAFECLTLTQTGKFGPAPVVLIDRPGGDYWHDWNYFVQKQLRGRGLISPDDRSLYTITDDINVACEAIGSFYLVYHSCRYVREKLVIRLKTELSEENVDRLNTDFSDIVVTGKIEKSQALEPEIGDETFDLPRLTLHFNQRDFGRLYQLIAAINQMGAASPAAAHPEQK, encoded by the coding sequence ATGATTCGTTCTGAGTCTGGTCAAGGTTTTGAGTCCCTCCAAGCTGAATTGATCGATTTGATCGATCGCTTCCCAATGTTAAAGCACTCTGAGTGGATCGAACGATCGCTCTCTACTATAGTGCAAATGGCAGGAGAGGAGCTCGATCGCCTAGACTGGAAAATTATGGCTGCGTCGCTCCGAGATATGGAGAGCGCTTTTGAGATGTTTTATCCTTACCGCCACGTTCGCAAAATTGTGATTTTTGGTTCGGCGAGGGTGTCACCGCAATCGGCGGAATATTTGATGGCCAGAGACTTTGCGCGGGCGATGGCCCAGCAGGGGTTTATGGTGATTACTGGCGGCGGCGGGGGAATTATGCAGGCGGGGAACGAGGGGGCGACTGCTGAACGTTCTTTTGGGCTGAACATTCAGTTACCTTTCGAGCAGAGTTCTAATCCTTTCATTGCCGGCGATCCCAAATTGCTCAATTTTAAATATTTTTTCACTCGTAAGTTATTTTTTCTCCGGGAGAGCGATGCTTTAGCTCTGTTTCCGGGCGGTTTTGGCACTCTGGACGAGGCTTTTGAGTGTCTGACTTTGACTCAAACTGGCAAGTTCGGGCCGGCTCCTGTGGTATTGATCGATCGACCGGGAGGAGATTATTGGCACGATTGGAATTATTTTGTGCAAAAACAATTGCGGGGTCGGGGTTTGATTTCACCCGACGATCGCAGCCTGTATACGATTACTGACGATATAAATGTCGCTTGCGAGGCGATCGGTAGTTTTTATCTGGTTTATCACTCCTGCCGCTACGTGCGCGAAAAATTGGTAATTCGCTTGAAAACAGAGCTTTCTGAGGAGAATGTCGATCGGCTAAATACTGATTTTAGCGATATTGTTGTCACCGGAAAAATTGAAAAAAGTCAAGCTTTGGAACCGGAAATAGGAGATGAAACTTTCGATCTGCCGCGCCTGACTTTGCATTTCAACCAGCGGGATTTTGGGCGGCTTTATCAGCTAATTGCTGCTATAAATCAAATGGGTGCAGCTTCGCCGGCGGCGGCCCATCCAGAACAAAAGTAG